The following are encoded together in the Ranitomeya imitator isolate aRanImi1 chromosome 4, aRanImi1.pri, whole genome shotgun sequence genome:
- the LOC138675154 gene encoding aldo-keto reductase family 1 member C1-like produces MFHLPDRETMRFIKIAFYQAKYTLEQAGECTKVAIDAGYRHIDCAILYQNEVQVGQAVRSKIADGTVKREDIFYTGKLWGNNHTLERVRLGLEKSLKDLQLDYMDLFLIHHPVEFKPGDDPSPTDENGKLVFHNTDIRETWKAMEACRDAGLVRSIGVSNFNRRQLELILNMSRLKYKPVCNQVECHIFLNQSKLLAFCKSHDIVLVGYSVLGSGRIEGW; encoded by the exons ATGTTCCATTTACCCGACAGGGAAACAATGAGATTTATCAAAATTGCATTCTATCAGGCTAAGTACACCTTGGAACAGGCGGGTGAGTGCACCAAGGTCGCCATTGACGCTGGATACCGCCACATCGACTGCGCCATTTTATATCAGAATGAGGTCCAGGTCGGCCAAGCCGTTAGATCAAAGATTGCGGATGGGACTGTGAAGAGAGAAGACATTTTTTACACTGGGAAG CTTTGGGGCAATAACCACACTCTAGAGAGGGTCCGACTGGGGCTGGAGAAATCTCTGAAGGATCTGCAGCTGGATTACATGGATCTCTTCCTGATCCACCACCCTGTGGAGTTCAAG CCCGGAGATGATCCCTCTCCCACAGATGAAAATGGGAAATTGGTTTTTCATAACACAGATATCCGAGAAACATGGAAG GCTATGGAAGCGTGCAGAGACGCCGGCCTCGTCCGATCCATCGGAGTCTCCAATTTTAACCGCCGGCAACTGGAGCTGATTCTCAACATGTCAAGACTGAAGTACAAACCAGTGTGCAACCAG GTAGAATGTCACATATTCCTCAATCAGAGCAAATTACTGGCGTTCTGCAAATCTCATGATATCGTGCTGGTCGGATACAGTGTACTGGGGTCCGGCAGAATAGAGGGCTGGTAA